One window from the genome of Lysobacter helvus encodes:
- a CDS encoding bifunctional riboflavin kinase/FAD synthetase, which produces MSRLFRDVEGGPLCPQGSVVCIGAFDGLHLGHRALVRRAVERARAIGVPAVALSFEPLPREFFQPADPPPRLTLPRAKFEGLRDAGVDVVGLLRFNARLASMDAERFVREVLVQRLGAREIWIGPDFRFGKGRTGDLALLQRLGAELGFIADTIPQVMVDGERVSSTRIRGALQTGDFDTAARFLGRRYAIAGRVVRGKQLGRTLGYPTANLRYGGKRPPLQGIYAVRVHGDGLNAHASVASFGTRPTVEGIEPLLEAHLFDFDGDLYGRRIAVEFVAHLRDELTFADLPSLVVQMDRDAAQARDVLSHSPHQAFA; this is translated from the coding sequence ATGAGCAGGCTGTTCCGTGACGTCGAAGGCGGGCCCTTGTGCCCCCAAGGCAGCGTGGTCTGCATCGGCGCCTTCGACGGACTGCACCTCGGTCATCGCGCGCTGGTGCGCCGCGCGGTCGAGCGTGCGCGCGCCATCGGCGTGCCCGCGGTCGCGTTGAGTTTCGAACCGCTGCCGCGCGAATTCTTCCAGCCCGCCGATCCGCCGCCGCGCCTCACGCTGCCCCGCGCGAAATTCGAAGGCCTGCGCGACGCGGGCGTCGATGTCGTGGGCTTGCTGCGCTTCAACGCGCGCCTGGCCTCGATGGACGCCGAGCGCTTTGTGCGCGAGGTGCTGGTGCAACGCCTCGGCGCGCGCGAAATCTGGATCGGTCCCGATTTCCGCTTCGGCAAGGGCCGCACCGGCGATCTCGCCTTGCTGCAGCGCCTCGGGGCTGAACTCGGGTTCATCGCCGACACGATCCCGCAGGTGATGGTCGACGGCGAACGCGTCTCCAGCACGCGCATCCGCGGCGCGCTGCAGACCGGCGACTTCGACACCGCCGCGCGCTTCCTCGGCCGTCGCTATGCGATCGCCGGCCGCGTCGTGCGCGGCAAGCAGCTCGGGCGCACGCTCGGCTATCCCACCGCCAACCTGCGCTACGGCGGCAAGCGCCCGCCGCTGCAGGGCATCTACGCGGTGCGGGTGCATGGCGATGGCTTGAATGCGCACGCCTCCGTCGCCAGTTTCGGCACTCGGCCGACGGTGGAAGGCATCGAGCCTTTGCTCGAAGCGCACCTGTTCGACTTCGACGGCGACCTGTACGGTCGCCGCATCGCCGTGGAGTTCGTGGCGCACCTGCGCGACGAGCTCACCTTCGCGGACCTGCCTTCGCTCGTCGTCCAGATGGATCGCGACGCGGCGCAGGCGCGCGACGTCCTCTCCCATTCCCCGCACCAGGCATTCGCGTGA
- the ileS gene encoding isoleucine--tRNA ligase, which translates to MTTDYKATIHLPATDFPMRGDLPKREPVALARWESEGLYARIREHAAGRPLFVLHDGPPYANGAIHIGHAVNKVLKDMVVKSKLLSGFDAPYVPGWDCHGLPIELVVEKKFGKVGDKLDAAAFRAKCREYAGEQIDGQRRDFKRLGVVGLWDRPYQTMDFRYEADMLRALAKIIERGHLARGVKPVHWCFDCGSALAEAEIEYQDKTSPAIDVAYRARQPQALASAFGVAVPEGVDVAVPIWTTTPWTLPASLAVTLGPELDYVLVEGPARDGNRLWLVLAEALAEKALARYGVTDYVVHARAQGVELEGQRLQHPFYDREIPLILGDHVSAEDGTGAVHTAPGHGQEDFAVGLRYGLTDNYTAAQMNPVDGRGVYLPSTPPAGDVVLAGMHIWKANDAIVDVLRDNRALLAFAKLVHSYPHCWRHKTPVAFRATPQWFISMEQAGLRRDALNAIGKVEWFPGWGEARIFAMVEGRPDWCISRQRTWGVPIALFVDRETGEPHPDSPALMRQVAERVERDGVDAWYSLDAKELLGATAHKYDKIVDILDVWLDSGVSHECVLAQRPEDQLRKPADLYLEGSDQHRGWFQSSLLTGIAMDGHAPYRQVLTHGFTVDQNGRKMSKSLGNTIEPQKVIDQMGADVLRLWIASTDYSNEIAVSDEILKRTGDVYRRIRNTARFLLGNLHGFDPARDLQPLEDMVALDRWIVHRAHALQLKLIAAYARYDFAEIVQALGNFCSVDLGALYLDVTKDRLYTLREDSPARRSAQSAMYRISEAFVRWIAPILSFTADEMWAHVPGKREGHVLFATWYEGLAPLPDDAPLSVDDMDRLLALRDDIAKVLEPMRAAGDIGAALEAEIGLRCGVTQQNWLAPFVDELRFLLISGDVQLIADDAAKDIAITATRTDKPKCVRCWQHRGDIGSVAAHPELCGRCVSNVDGPGETRKFF; encoded by the coding sequence GTGACCACCGATTACAAGGCCACCATCCATTTGCCCGCGACGGACTTCCCGATGCGCGGCGACCTGCCCAAGCGCGAACCCGTCGCGCTCGCGCGCTGGGAAAGCGAGGGCCTGTACGCGCGCATCCGCGAACACGCCGCCGGCCGTCCCCTGTTCGTGCTGCACGACGGCCCGCCGTACGCCAACGGCGCGATCCACATCGGGCACGCGGTCAACAAGGTGCTCAAGGACATGGTGGTGAAGTCGAAGCTGCTGTCCGGCTTCGATGCGCCCTACGTGCCCGGCTGGGATTGCCACGGCCTGCCGATCGAACTCGTGGTCGAGAAGAAGTTCGGCAAGGTCGGCGACAAGCTCGACGCCGCCGCCTTCCGCGCGAAGTGCCGCGAATACGCCGGCGAGCAGATCGACGGCCAGCGTCGCGACTTCAAGCGCCTGGGCGTGGTCGGTCTCTGGGATCGTCCGTACCAGACCATGGATTTCCGCTACGAAGCGGACATGCTGCGCGCGCTGGCGAAGATCATCGAACGCGGGCACCTCGCGCGCGGCGTGAAGCCCGTGCACTGGTGCTTCGATTGCGGCTCGGCGCTCGCCGAGGCGGAGATCGAATACCAGGACAAGACCTCGCCTGCGATCGACGTCGCGTATCGCGCGCGGCAGCCGCAGGCGCTTGCTTCGGCGTTCGGCGTTGCGGTGCCGGAAGGCGTCGACGTCGCCGTGCCGATCTGGACCACCACGCCGTGGACGCTGCCCGCCAGCCTCGCGGTCACGCTGGGCCCGGAACTGGATTACGTGCTGGTCGAAGGCCCCGCGCGCGACGGCAATCGCCTGTGGCTGGTGCTCGCCGAAGCGCTCGCGGAGAAAGCGCTCGCGCGTTACGGCGTCACCGATTACGTCGTGCATGCGCGTGCGCAGGGCGTGGAGCTCGAAGGCCAGCGCCTGCAGCATCCGTTCTACGACCGCGAGATCCCGCTGATCCTCGGCGACCACGTGTCCGCCGAAGACGGCACCGGCGCCGTGCACACCGCGCCGGGCCACGGCCAGGAAGACTTCGCGGTCGGCCTGCGCTATGGCCTGACCGACAACTACACCGCCGCGCAGATGAATCCCGTCGACGGCCGCGGCGTGTACCTGCCGTCCACGCCGCCCGCGGGCGACGTCGTGCTGGCGGGCATGCACATCTGGAAAGCGAACGACGCGATCGTCGACGTGCTGCGCGACAACCGTGCGCTGCTCGCCTTCGCCAAGCTCGTGCACAGCTATCCGCATTGCTGGCGCCACAAGACGCCGGTGGCGTTCCGCGCCACGCCGCAGTGGTTCATCTCGATGGAACAGGCCGGCCTGCGCCGCGACGCGCTCAATGCGATCGGCAAGGTCGAATGGTTCCCGGGCTGGGGCGAAGCGCGCATCTTCGCGATGGTGGAAGGCCGCCCCGACTGGTGCATCTCGCGCCAGCGCACGTGGGGCGTGCCGATCGCGTTGTTCGTCGATCGCGAAACGGGCGAGCCGCATCCGGATTCGCCGGCGCTGATGCGCCAGGTGGCCGAGCGCGTCGAACGCGACGGCGTGGATGCCTGGTATTCGCTCGACGCGAAGGAACTGCTGGGCGCCACCGCGCACAAGTACGACAAGATCGTCGACATCCTGGACGTGTGGCTGGACTCGGGCGTGAGCCACGAGTGCGTGCTCGCGCAGCGTCCGGAAGACCAGCTGCGCAAGCCGGCCGACCTGTACCTCGAAGGCTCCGACCAGCATCGCGGCTGGTTCCAGTCGTCGCTGCTCACGGGCATCGCGATGGATGGCCACGCGCCGTATCGCCAGGTGCTCACGCACGGCTTCACGGTCGACCAGAACGGCCGGAAGATGTCGAAGTCGCTCGGCAACACGATCGAGCCGCAGAAGGTCATCGACCAGATGGGCGCCGACGTGCTGCGCCTGTGGATCGCCTCCACCGACTACAGCAACGAAATCGCCGTGTCGGACGAGATCCTCAAGCGCACCGGCGACGTGTACCGCCGCATCCGCAACACCGCGCGCTTCCTGCTCGGCAACCTGCATGGCTTCGATCCGGCGCGCGACCTGCAGCCGCTCGAGGACATGGTGGCGCTGGATCGCTGGATCGTGCACCGCGCGCATGCGCTGCAACTCAAGCTCATCGCCGCGTACGCGCGCTACGACTTCGCGGAGATCGTGCAGGCGCTCGGCAACTTCTGCAGCGTGGACCTTGGTGCGTTGTACCTCGACGTCACCAAGGACCGCCTGTACACGCTGCGCGAGGATTCGCCCGCGCGGCGTTCGGCGCAGTCCGCGATGTACCGCATCAGCGAAGCGTTCGTGCGCTGGATCGCGCCGATCCTGTCGTTCACCGCCGACGAGATGTGGGCGCACGTGCCGGGCAAGCGGGAAGGGCACGTGCTCTTCGCCACCTGGTACGAAGGCCTCGCGCCGTTGCCCGACGACGCCCCGTTGTCGGTCGACGACATGGACCGCCTGCTCGCGCTGCGCGACGACATCGCCAAGGTGCTCGAACCCATGCGCGCCGCCGGCGACATCGGCGCCGCGCTGGAAGCGGAGATCGGCCTGCGCTGCGGTGTCACGCAGCAGAACTGGCTCGCGCCCTTCGTCGACGAACTGCGCTTCCTGCTGATCAGCGGCGACGTGCAGCTCATCGCCGACGACGCCGCGAAGGACATCGCCATCACCGCCACGCGCACCGACAAGCCCAAGTGCGTGCGCTGCTGGCAGCACCGCGGCGACATCGGCAGCGTGGCCGCGCATCCCGAACTGTGTGGCCGCTGCGTCTCCAACGTGGATGGCCCGGGCGAAACGAGGAAGTTCTTCTGA
- the lspA gene encoding signal peptidase II, with protein MQQRPNALPWLLVSAAVIGLDQLSKAWVLARLPEYQAVPVIDGFWNWYRSYNTGAAFSFLSEAGGWQKWVFTALAFGVSALLAFWLSRTPRHDWRTALPFALVIGGAVGNVIDRLRHGHVVDFIQWYWRDHAWPAFNIADSAIVCGAIGIALFGLLHGKKAGNAR; from the coding sequence ATGCAGCAACGTCCCAACGCACTGCCGTGGCTGCTGGTCTCCGCCGCGGTGATCGGCCTCGACCAGCTGTCGAAGGCCTGGGTGCTCGCGCGCCTGCCCGAATACCAGGCCGTGCCCGTCATCGACGGGTTCTGGAACTGGTACCGCAGCTACAACACCGGCGCCGCCTTCAGTTTCCTGAGCGAGGCGGGCGGCTGGCAGAAGTGGGTGTTCACCGCGCTGGCGTTCGGCGTGAGCGCGCTGCTGGCGTTCTGGCTCTCGCGCACCCCGCGCCACGACTGGCGCACGGCGCTGCCGTTCGCGCTGGTGATCGGCGGGGCGGTGGGCAACGTGATCGACCGCCTCCGCCACGGCCACGTGGTCGATTTCATCCAGTGGTATTGGCGCGACCACGCGTGGCCGGCCTTCAACATCGCCGACTCGGCGATCGTCTGCGGCGCCATCGGGATCGCCCTGTTCGGCCTGCTGCACGGCAAGAAGGCGGGGAACGCGCGATAA
- the ispH gene encoding 4-hydroxy-3-methylbut-2-enyl diphosphate reductase, whose protein sequence is MDILLANPRGFCAGVDRAIEIVKRALETLGAPIYVRHEVVHNRFVVDDLKHRGAVFVEELDEVPDNATVIFSAHGVSQAVRQEATRRGLKVFDATCPLVTKVHLEVARQCRAGRDMVLIGHAGHPEVEGTMGQWNAQAGTGRIYLIESIDDVARLHIGQPEHCSYTTQTTLSVDDTRTIIDALRTRFPHIQGPKNDDICYATQNRQDAVRELTRECDLVLVVGSPNSSNSNRLRELAEREGVEAHLIDGASEIDPRWVAGRKHIGVTAGASAPDVLVRGVIERLRELGAGGVRELSGEPEDMVFALPKELRVTLVD, encoded by the coding sequence ATGGACATCCTGCTCGCCAACCCGCGCGGTTTCTGCGCCGGCGTCGACCGCGCCATCGAGATCGTCAAACGCGCGCTCGAAACGCTGGGCGCGCCGATCTACGTGCGGCACGAAGTCGTGCACAACCGCTTCGTGGTCGACGACCTCAAGCATCGCGGCGCCGTGTTCGTCGAGGAACTGGACGAAGTGCCGGACAACGCGACGGTGATCTTCTCCGCGCATGGCGTGTCGCAGGCGGTGCGCCAGGAAGCCACGCGCCGCGGGCTGAAGGTGTTCGACGCCACGTGCCCGCTGGTGACCAAGGTGCACCTGGAAGTCGCGCGCCAATGCCGCGCCGGCCGCGACATGGTGCTGATCGGCCACGCCGGGCACCCGGAAGTGGAAGGCACGATGGGGCAGTGGAACGCGCAGGCCGGCACCGGGCGCATCTACCTCATCGAAAGCATCGACGACGTCGCGCGCCTGCACATCGGCCAGCCCGAGCATTGCTCGTACACCACGCAGACCACGCTGTCGGTGGACGACACGCGCACCATCATCGACGCCCTGCGCACGCGTTTCCCGCACATCCAGGGCCCGAAGAACGACGACATCTGCTACGCCACGCAGAACCGCCAGGACGCCGTGCGCGAACTCACGCGCGAATGCGACCTCGTGCTGGTCGTCGGTTCGCCCAACAGCTCCAATTCCAACCGCCTGCGCGAACTCGCCGAGCGCGAGGGCGTGGAAGCGCACCTGATCGACGGCGCGAGCGAGATCGACCCGCGCTGGGTCGCGGGCCGCAAGCACATCGGCGTGACGGCGGGCGCCAGCGCGCCGGACGTCCTGGTCCGCGGCGTGATCGAACGCCTGCGCGAACTGGGCGCCGGTGGCGTCCGCGAGCTGTCCGGCGAACCCGAGGACATGGTGTTCGCGCTGCCGAAGGAGCTGCGGGTCACGCTGGTCGATTGA
- a CDS encoding DUF429 domain-containing protein — MTTLLVGFDSAWTPGKRGAIVAAIQNDDGAFQVLGDPQIANFREAEDAIRKWQAEHAPVSTVILLDQPTIVNNSAGQRPVENIVSSCVSLRYGGMQPANTARADMFGEGAPVWAFINQFGGAGDPLTPRPDGAVVFETYPVLALIALGWLREDARRAGRLPKYNPERRKTFSLDDWQFLCREASAAFRKLSLGGIARWMDEARDKDRPHKTDQDKLDACLCLLVALHMAEGRECLMVGDQKTGYIVVPHCPDLQIEVETRCTVTDRMASEWVRTFTLALVTRAKRE; from the coding sequence ATGACGACACTGCTGGTTGGTTTCGATTCGGCCTGGACCCCAGGGAAGCGCGGAGCGATCGTCGCCGCCATCCAAAACGATGATGGCGCGTTTCAGGTTCTTGGCGATCCGCAAATCGCAAACTTCCGGGAAGCTGAAGATGCAATTCGCAAGTGGCAGGCCGAACACGCCCCGGTCTCCACCGTCATCCTGCTCGACCAGCCGACGATCGTGAACAACAGCGCAGGCCAACGCCCTGTCGAAAACATCGTTTCTTCCTGCGTGAGTCTTCGGTATGGGGGCATGCAGCCGGCCAACACGGCACGAGCAGACATGTTTGGCGAAGGCGCGCCGGTATGGGCCTTCATCAATCAGTTCGGCGGCGCAGGCGACCCGTTGACTCCCCGACCCGATGGCGCCGTTGTCTTTGAAACCTACCCGGTCCTGGCGCTGATCGCGCTTGGCTGGCTTCGGGAGGATGCGCGTCGTGCGGGGCGCCTTCCCAAGTACAACCCGGAGCGCAGAAAGACGTTTTCGTTGGACGATTGGCAATTCCTTTGCCGCGAGGCGTCCGCTGCATTTAGAAAATTGAGTCTTGGTGGCATAGCTCGCTGGATGGATGAGGCGCGGGACAAGGATCGCCCGCACAAGACCGACCAGGACAAGTTGGATGCCTGCCTTTGCCTGCTCGTTGCGCTGCACATGGCTGAGGGGAGGGAGTGCCTGATGGTTGGTGACCAGAAAACCGGCTACATCGTCGTGCCGCATTGTCCCGACCTCCAGATCGAAGTCGAAACGCGATGCACCGTCACCGACAGAATGGCGTCCGAGTGGGTGCGCACATTCACGCTCGCCTTGGTGACAAGGGCAAAGCGCGAGTAG
- a CDS encoding DUF7336 domain-containing protein — protein sequence MTTIMAGNSWTARTRRRTLWSSKCVFPSKWTQRFWTWPTLLLAGALGGTALTFLGLVSHCARRSHLNTRNENTVYLLSHANPGKLQDDEKILGVFSSAEKANQAIAGYLLLPGFREQQDGFHVDAYVVDQQEWSEGFG from the coding sequence ATGACGACGATCATGGCTGGCAATTCCTGGACGGCGCGGACCCGCCGTCGGACGTTGTGGTCGTCGAAATGTGTCTTCCCGTCGAAATGGACCCAACGCTTCTGGACTTGGCCGACCTTGCTCCTGGCTGGTGCGCTTGGCGGGACAGCATTGACGTTCCTTGGACTCGTGAGCCACTGCGCGAGGAGATCGCATTTGAACACCCGGAATGAAAACACGGTCTATTTGTTGTCACATGCAAATCCCGGGAAGTTGCAGGACGACGAAAAGATTCTTGGCGTGTTTTCCTCAGCCGAGAAAGCCAACCAGGCAATCGCTGGTTACCTGCTGTTGCCAGGGTTCCGGGAGCAACAGGATGGCTTTCATGTGGATGCGTACGTAGTTGATCAACAAGAATGGAGCGAAGGATTCGGCTAG
- a CDS encoding PsiF family protein produces the protein MNIRLGLLALMLTVSTSAFAATPAGQAAATQSAATKAPTAQQQKMASCSAANKGKTGEAYKAAQSACLKAQPAAAPAKMSSQERMAKCSAQNKGKKGAEYKAAQSACLKS, from the coding sequence ATGAACATTCGACTTGGCTTGCTCGCATTGATGCTCACGGTTTCCACGTCGGCCTTCGCGGCCACGCCCGCCGGCCAGGCGGCGGCGACACAATCTGCCGCCACCAAGGCACCCACCGCCCAGCAACAGAAGATGGCCAGCTGCTCGGCGGCCAACAAGGGCAAGACGGGCGAGGCGTACAAGGCCGCGCAAAGCGCCTGCCTCAAGGCCCAGCCCGCCGCGGCGCCGGCGAAGATGTCCTCGCAGGAGCGCATGGCGAAGTGCTCCGCGCAGAACAAGGGCAAGAAGGGCGCCGAGTACAAGGCCGCGCAGAGCGCTTGCCTGAAGAGCTGA
- a CDS encoding DUF3667 domain-containing protein has translation METPAPSAWTCPTCGGRVDTAFCACCGERRLERRDLAMRSLFDRVAHALTSVDGRVLRTAWTLFRRPGALTVAYLTGRRKPFIAPLQVFILANVVFFAIQSFSAANVFGAKLESHLHQQDWAPWAQDVVAHRLAPSHRTVAEYAPVFDRAVERNAKSLVFLMAIPFALLLAAMFRRRRLPFITHATFSLHSWAFLLVVFSFATLFADADALRGGAGLRSAMLDNVLTTVCIVACLLHMRAALGPVYGILGGRRLLASVLLTLAVGVIVLGYRWLLFVITVYSTT, from the coding sequence ATGGAGACCCCCGCACCGTCGGCGTGGACCTGCCCCACCTGCGGGGGCCGCGTCGACACGGCGTTCTGCGCGTGCTGCGGGGAGCGCCGGCTGGAACGCCGCGACCTGGCGATGCGCAGCCTGTTCGATCGCGTGGCGCATGCGCTCACCAGCGTCGATGGCCGCGTGCTGCGCACCGCATGGACCTTGTTCCGCCGCCCCGGCGCATTGACCGTCGCCTACCTCACCGGGCGCCGCAAACCCTTCATCGCGCCGTTGCAGGTCTTCATCCTGGCGAACGTCGTGTTCTTCGCGATCCAGTCGTTCTCGGCGGCCAACGTGTTCGGCGCGAAGCTCGAATCGCACCTGCACCAGCAGGACTGGGCGCCGTGGGCGCAGGACGTGGTGGCGCACCGGCTCGCACCGTCGCATCGCACGGTGGCCGAATACGCGCCGGTGTTCGATCGCGCGGTGGAGCGCAACGCGAAGTCGCTGGTGTTCCTGATGGCCATCCCGTTCGCGCTGCTGCTGGCCGCGATGTTCCGGCGGCGGCGATTGCCCTTCATCACGCACGCGACGTTTTCGCTGCATTCGTGGGCGTTCCTGCTGGTCGTGTTTTCGTTCGCGACCTTGTTCGCCGATGCGGATGCGTTGCGTGGCGGCGCGGGATTGCGTTCGGCGATGCTGGACAACGTGTTGACGACGGTGTGCATCGTCGCGTGCCTGCTGCACATGCGCGCGGCGCTGGGGCCGGTGTACGGGATCCTGGGCGGAAGGCGCTTGCTGGCGAGCGTGTTGCTGACGCTGGCGGTGGGCGTGATCGTGCTCGGCTATCGATGGTTGCTGTTCGTGATCACGGTCTACTCGACGACGTGA
- a CDS encoding arsinothricin resistance N-acetyltransferase ArsN1 family B — translation MRSLATLRDATRTDAPALATIYNHYIASTCVTFETAPVSADDMAARIADTQALPLPWLVAEGEGGVVGYAYATRWRARHAYRFAAESTVYLAPEQMGRGLGTALYTALVHRLRAHSLHTVIGGIALPNAASIALHERLGFRKVAHFEQVGFKHDRWIDVGYWQLQLEPAPAPA, via the coding sequence ATGCGCTCCCTCGCCACGCTCCGCGACGCCACCCGCACCGATGCGCCCGCCCTCGCGACGATCTACAACCACTACATCGCCTCGACGTGCGTGACGTTCGAAACCGCGCCGGTCAGCGCCGACGACATGGCCGCGCGCATCGCCGACACGCAGGCGCTGCCGTTGCCGTGGCTCGTCGCGGAAGGCGAGGGCGGGGTGGTCGGCTATGCGTACGCCACGCGTTGGCGCGCACGCCACGCGTATCGCTTCGCCGCCGAGTCCACGGTGTACCTCGCGCCCGAGCAGATGGGCCGCGGCCTGGGTACGGCGCTCTACACCGCACTCGTGCACCGCCTGCGCGCGCATTCGCTGCACACGGTCATCGGCGGCATCGCGTTGCCGAACGCGGCGAGCATCGCGCTGCACGAGCGCCTCGGCTTCCGCAAGGTGGCCCACTTCGAACAGGTGGGCTTCAAGCACGATCGCTGGATCGACGTGGGCTACTGGCAACTGCAACTGGAGCCGGCACCGGCACCGGCGTGA
- a CDS encoding low molecular weight protein-tyrosine-phosphatase: MIERILIVCVGNICRSPMAEIVLRHHLGGGDHVRVESAGLAALVGNPIDPLAQRVLEANGLSGTEHVARQVTAAMIGTADLVLAMQKRHLDAIHAISPQARGKTFLMGRWSGNTEVSDPYGKTQPVFEASYRDIDRMAHDWRMHL, encoded by the coding sequence ATGATCGAACGCATCCTGATCGTCTGCGTCGGCAACATCTGCCGAAGCCCCATGGCCGAAATCGTCCTGCGCCACCACCTCGGCGGCGGCGACCACGTGCGCGTCGAATCGGCGGGCCTCGCCGCGCTGGTCGGCAATCCCATCGATCCGCTCGCGCAACGCGTGCTCGAAGCCAACGGCCTGTCGGGCACCGAACACGTCGCGCGCCAGGTCACCGCGGCGATGATCGGCACCGCCGACCTCGTGCTGGCCATGCAGAAGCGGCACCTGGACGCCATCCACGCGATTTCCCCGCAGGCGCGCGGCAAGACGTTCCTCATGGGGCGGTGGAGCGGGAACACCGAAGTCTCCGATCCCTACGGCAAGACGCAGCCGGTGTTCGAAGCCTCGTACCGCGACATCGACCGCATGGCGCACGATTGGCGCATGCACCTGTAG